The following are from one region of the Microbacterium paraoxydans genome:
- a CDS encoding TetR/AcrR family transcriptional regulator — translation MTTRALRRDAAENRAGILSAARSALATDPHASLDAIARAAGLSRRTLYGHFEDRDALIRELVSTGAQRFNAIAASIDEPDARLALARLAARLWEEAAHIQVAAALALDEAHVEHTAAALAPLRRSVAALVRRGQQDGSFRTDLAGPTLARLIEEMARTVVSRTDVQSSGAEDLAVRAVLSIAGLSWREADELLSAHPDIAADHEEVRA, via the coding sequence ATGACCACTCGCGCCCTTCGTCGCGACGCCGCGGAGAACCGCGCCGGCATCCTGTCCGCCGCCCGCAGCGCCCTCGCCACCGACCCGCACGCCTCCCTCGACGCGATAGCCAGGGCCGCGGGCCTGTCCCGCCGCACCCTCTACGGGCACTTCGAGGATCGGGACGCCCTGATCCGGGAGCTCGTCTCCACCGGCGCCCAGCGCTTCAACGCCATCGCGGCCTCCATCGACGAGCCGGACGCCCGCCTCGCCCTGGCCCGACTGGCCGCCCGGCTCTGGGAGGAGGCGGCGCACATCCAGGTCGCCGCCGCGCTCGCCCTCGACGAGGCGCACGTGGAGCACACCGCCGCCGCCCTGGCGCCGCTGCGCCGGAGTGTCGCCGCCCTCGTGCGAAGGGGGCAGCAGGACGGCAGCTTCCGGACGGACCTCGCCGGCCCCACGCTCGCCCGACTGATCGAGGAGATGGCGCGCACCGTCGTCTCCCGCACCGACGTGCAGAGCAGCGGCGCCGAGGACCTCGCGGTCCGGGCCGTGCTCAGCATCGCCGGACTCTCCTGGCGCGAGGCGGACGAACTGCTGAGCGCCCATCCGGACATCGCCGCCGACCATGAGGAGGTCCGCGCATGA
- a CDS encoding alpha/beta fold hydrolase: MPTSYLAPKGTPATLLEFEHAGATLIAETFGDGPPTYLLLHGIGMGRSVYLDLTQRLQGRVIALDLPGFGEAPEPTRTLTMQRHADLVAAYLRHVDADPVVVIGHSMGSQIAAELAARHPELVAGVVLAGPTVDKAARNVGAQARYLLQDLLGERPLVIWRGAREYLRGGPHLIRKMRATIVHKPEKAFVRIACPVLVLRGEDDPLAPMSWCQVILDAIPGAELAVIPDHGHGTLISDSEPAARLIEAFAART; this comes from the coding sequence GTGCCCACCAGCTACCTCGCCCCGAAGGGGACGCCGGCCACCCTCCTCGAGTTCGAGCACGCAGGAGCGACCCTGATCGCCGAGACCTTCGGCGACGGACCGCCCACCTACCTCCTGTTGCACGGCATCGGCATGGGCCGCAGCGTCTACCTCGACCTCACCCAGCGGCTGCAGGGGCGGGTGATCGCGCTCGACCTCCCGGGCTTCGGTGAGGCCCCCGAGCCGACGCGCACGCTGACCATGCAGCGGCACGCCGACCTCGTGGCCGCGTACCTCCGTCACGTCGACGCGGATCCGGTCGTGGTGATCGGGCACTCGATGGGGAGTCAGATCGCCGCGGAGCTCGCCGCCCGGCATCCCGAGCTCGTCGCCGGCGTCGTGCTGGCGGGACCCACCGTCGACAAGGCGGCCAGGAACGTCGGCGCGCAGGCCCGATACCTGCTCCAGGACCTCCTGGGCGAACGGCCGCTCGTGATCTGGCGCGGCGCCCGCGAGTACCTCCGCGGCGGCCCGCACCTGATCCGCAAGATGCGGGCGACCATCGTCCACAAGCCGGAGAAGGCCTTCGTCCGCATCGCCTGCCCGGTCCTGGTGCTGCGCGGCGAGGACGACCCGCTGGCCCCGATGAGCTGGTGCCAGGTGATCCTGGATGCGATCCCCGGCGCGGAGCTGGCCGTCATCCCCGACCACGGCCACGGCACCCTCATCAGCGACTCCGAGCCCGCCGCCCGCCTCATCGAGGCCTTCGCCGCCCGCACCTGA
- a CDS encoding penicillin acylase family protein has product MMTDSTASAVSPRPSLAARIGRIAFVVIAALVVVAVAGAFFVTWTIQRSFPQTSGSTALAGLKADVTVQRDASGVPTITADSSDDLFFAEGFVHAQDRFFEMDFRRHVTSGRVAELFGASQAGTDAFLRTLGWRTTAEAEVEAMDDVTRGYYEAYADGVNAYLSSRSGAELSLEYAVLGLQNPDYEPEPWEPADSVAWLKAMAWDLRTNVEDETERALLAGQLADDPDADVDGLLGTLYPDYPFDRNPVIVPTISTVPPLETGAEPAAFTVSEGDGEAQQALTTVEWKETASVIEAASVLVGDVGEGIGSNSWVVSGDLTESGMPLLANDPHLGASLPSVWYQVQLKCSTVDEDCPFDVGGFSFSGLPGIVIGHNQRVAWGFTNLTTDVTDLYVERIEGDSYWRDGELVPLEESTETIEVAGGDDIELTIRSTVHGPIISGLTGDFTAIADDPTPGLTAGGSVPAVPGSDAAEYAVSLRWTALDPGTTATAIFALSTAQDFEDFRRAASLFDVPAQNLIYADVDGNIGYQTPGRLPIRGAGDGWMPQPGWDSSYDWTGYIPFEELPVSYNPSSGYIVTANNAIVTDDYEHFLSRDWDQGYRAARIAHLIERRAAAGPLTAQDMRDIQMDGEMWIGKQLAAAMGDIEVEGEGPQQAVELLRGWDAQNSASSAGAAYANVLWSNLVQNIFAEREQPLPIDGQGRLFTVVGAMLDDPEDPLWSNPRLDVEGRDAMLALSAEEAYDELSGIQGTDVARWNWGDLHALTLTSDTFGSSGIAPIEALFNRGPYPVGGGASVVDATGWQLGVSYATTTVPSMRMVVDLADFDDSTWIHLTGASGHAFHEHYVDQTKDWSTGVQRPWAFTPKAVKAATVDTLTLTPAG; this is encoded by the coding sequence ATGATGACCGATTCGACGGCGTCCGCTGTTTCCCCGCGTCCTTCTCTGGCCGCCCGCATCGGACGCATCGCGTTCGTCGTGATCGCCGCGCTGGTGGTGGTGGCCGTCGCAGGCGCGTTCTTCGTGACCTGGACCATCCAGCGCTCCTTCCCGCAGACCTCCGGGTCGACCGCGCTCGCAGGGCTGAAGGCGGACGTCACCGTGCAGCGCGACGCCAGCGGCGTGCCCACGATCACCGCCGACTCCTCGGACGACCTCTTCTTCGCCGAAGGTTTCGTGCACGCGCAGGACCGGTTCTTCGAGATGGACTTCCGCCGACACGTCACCTCCGGCCGAGTCGCCGAGCTGTTCGGCGCCTCCCAGGCCGGTACCGACGCATTCCTGCGCACGCTGGGCTGGCGCACCACCGCCGAGGCCGAGGTGGAGGCGATGGACGACGTCACCCGCGGCTACTACGAGGCCTACGCGGACGGCGTCAACGCCTACCTGTCCTCCCGTTCGGGCGCGGAGCTGTCGCTCGAGTACGCCGTCCTCGGGCTGCAGAACCCCGACTACGAGCCGGAGCCGTGGGAGCCGGCGGACTCGGTGGCGTGGCTGAAGGCGATGGCCTGGGATCTCCGCACCAACGTCGAAGACGAGACCGAGCGCGCACTGCTCGCGGGGCAGCTCGCCGACGACCCGGACGCCGACGTGGACGGGCTCCTCGGCACGCTCTACCCGGACTACCCCTTCGACCGGAACCCGGTGATCGTGCCCACCATCTCCACCGTCCCGCCGCTGGAGACCGGCGCCGAGCCCGCGGCGTTCACGGTGTCCGAGGGCGACGGCGAGGCGCAGCAGGCGCTCACCACGGTGGAGTGGAAGGAGACGGCCTCCGTCATCGAAGCGGCGAGCGTGCTCGTGGGCGATGTCGGCGAGGGCATCGGCTCCAACTCCTGGGTGGTCTCCGGTGACCTCACCGAATCCGGCATGCCGCTGCTCGCCAACGACCCGCACCTCGGCGCCTCGCTCCCGTCGGTCTGGTACCAGGTGCAGCTCAAGTGCTCGACGGTGGACGAGGACTGCCCGTTCGACGTGGGCGGTTTCTCGTTCTCCGGCCTGCCCGGCATCGTCATCGGCCACAATCAGCGCGTGGCGTGGGGCTTCACCAACCTCACCACCGATGTCACCGACCTGTATGTCGAGCGCATCGAGGGCGACTCCTACTGGCGGGACGGCGAGCTCGTGCCGCTGGAGGAGAGCACCGAGACCATCGAGGTCGCCGGCGGGGACGACATCGAGCTCACCATCCGGTCCACCGTGCACGGACCGATCATCTCCGGCCTCACGGGCGACTTCACGGCGATCGCGGACGATCCGACGCCTGGGCTCACCGCCGGGGGCAGCGTCCCCGCCGTCCCGGGCTCCGATGCCGCCGAGTACGCCGTGAGCCTGCGGTGGACGGCGCTCGACCCGGGCACGACCGCGACGGCGATCTTCGCGCTGTCGACCGCCCAGGACTTCGAGGACTTCCGCCGCGCGGCCTCCCTGTTCGACGTGCCGGCGCAGAACCTCATCTACGCCGACGTCGACGGCAACATCGGCTACCAGACCCCCGGCCGCCTCCCGATCCGCGGAGCCGGCGACGGCTGGATGCCGCAGCCCGGCTGGGACAGCAGCTACGACTGGACCGGCTACATCCCGTTCGAGGAGCTGCCCGTGTCGTACAACCCGAGCTCGGGGTACATCGTCACCGCCAACAACGCCATCGTCACCGACGACTACGAGCACTTCCTCTCCCGGGACTGGGACCAGGGCTACCGCGCCGCCCGCATCGCCCACCTCATCGAACGACGCGCCGCCGCCGGCCCGCTGACTGCGCAGGACATGCGCGACATCCAGATGGACGGCGAGATGTGGATCGGCAAGCAGCTCGCCGCCGCGATGGGGGACATCGAGGTCGAGGGCGAGGGACCGCAGCAGGCCGTCGAGCTGCTCCGCGGCTGGGATGCGCAGAACAGCGCCTCCTCGGCCGGAGCCGCGTACGCGAACGTGCTGTGGTCGAACCTGGTGCAGAACATCTTCGCGGAGCGCGAGCAGCCCCTGCCCATCGACGGCCAGGGCCGCCTGTTCACCGTCGTCGGAGCGATGCTCGATGACCCCGAGGACCCGCTGTGGAGCAACCCGCGTCTCGACGTCGAGGGGCGAGACGCGATGCTCGCGCTGTCGGCTGAAGAGGCGTACGACGAGCTGTCCGGGATCCAGGGCACGGATGTCGCCCGATGGAACTGGGGCGACCTGCACGCCCTGACACTCACCAGCGACACCTTCGGGTCGTCCGGCATCGCGCCGATCGAGGCCCTGTTCAACCGTGGCCCGTATCCGGTCGGGGGCGGGGCTTCCGTGGTCGATGCGACCGGGTGGCAGCTCGGCGTCTCGTACGCCACCACCACCGTCCCGTCCATGCGGATGGTCGTCGACCTCGCGGACTTCGACGACTCGACCTGGATCCACCTCACGGGCGCCTCCGGCCACGCGTTCCACGAGCACTACGTCGATCAGACGAAGGACTGGTCCACGGGAGTGCAGCGGCCATGGGCGTTCACTCCGAAGGCCGTGAAGGCGGCCACGGTCGACACCCTGACGCTCACCCCCGCCGGCTGA
- the argG gene encoding argininosuccinate synthase, which produces MSKVLQSLPVGERVGIAFSGGLDTSVAVAWMRDKGAVPFTYTGDLGQYDEDDIASIPGRALEYGAEASRLIDCKTALVEEGFVALSCGAFHIRSGGKTYFNTTPLGRAVTGTLLVRAMREDGVDIWGDGSTYKGNDIERFYRYGLLANPRLRIYKPWLDADFVTELGGRQEMSEWLVAHGFPYRDSAEKAYSTDANIWGATHEAKTLEHLDVSLETVDPIMGVKFWDPSVAIETEDVSVTFEGGRPVAINGVEFSDPVALVQEANAIGGRHGLGMSDQIENRIIEAKSRGIYEAPAMALLFIAYERLVNGILNEDTLATYHEQGRRLGRLMYEGRWLEPQSLMLRESIQRWVGSTISGTVTIRLRRGDDWTILDTVSPNLSYGPEKLSMERVGDAAFGPVDRIGQLTMRNLDIADSRARLEQYAGLGLVGGATGELVGRVTAGESAEITESVHGSISEADENLADAVDTASERAAFDSGTD; this is translated from the coding sequence ATGTCCAAGGTCCTCCAGTCCCTGCCCGTCGGCGAGCGCGTCGGCATCGCCTTCTCCGGAGGACTCGACACCTCCGTCGCCGTCGCCTGGATGCGCGACAAGGGCGCTGTGCCCTTCACCTACACCGGCGACCTGGGGCAGTACGACGAGGACGACATCGCCTCGATCCCCGGACGCGCGCTGGAGTACGGCGCCGAGGCCTCGCGCCTCATCGACTGCAAGACGGCGCTGGTCGAGGAGGGCTTCGTCGCACTCTCCTGCGGTGCCTTCCACATCCGCTCCGGCGGCAAGACCTACTTCAACACCACGCCCCTGGGCCGCGCGGTCACCGGCACGCTGCTCGTGCGCGCGATGCGCGAGGACGGCGTCGACATCTGGGGCGACGGCTCGACCTACAAAGGCAACGACATCGAGCGGTTCTACCGCTACGGTCTGCTCGCCAACCCCCGCCTGCGCATCTACAAGCCCTGGCTCGACGCGGACTTCGTCACCGAGCTCGGCGGTCGGCAGGAGATGAGCGAGTGGCTCGTCGCACACGGCTTCCCCTACCGCGACTCGGCCGAGAAGGCCTACTCGACGGACGCGAACATCTGGGGCGCGACCCACGAGGCGAAGACGCTCGAGCACCTCGACGTCTCGCTGGAGACCGTCGACCCGATCATGGGCGTGAAGTTCTGGGACCCGTCCGTCGCCATCGAGACCGAGGACGTGTCGGTGACGTTCGAGGGCGGCCGTCCGGTCGCGATCAACGGCGTCGAGTTCAGCGACCCGGTGGCCCTGGTGCAGGAGGCGAACGCGATCGGCGGGCGCCACGGCCTCGGCATGAGCGACCAGATCGAGAACCGCATCATCGAGGCGAAGTCGCGCGGTATCTACGAGGCCCCGGCCATGGCGCTGCTCTTCATCGCGTACGAGCGCCTCGTCAACGGCATCCTCAACGAGGACACCCTCGCGACGTACCACGAGCAGGGTCGCCGCCTCGGCCGCCTCATGTACGAGGGCCGCTGGCTCGAGCCGCAGTCGCTCATGCTCCGCGAGTCCATCCAGCGCTGGGTCGGCTCGACGATCTCGGGCACCGTGACGATCCGCCTGCGCCGCGGCGACGACTGGACGATCCTCGACACGGTCTCCCCGAACCTGTCCTACGGGCCGGAGAAGCTGTCGATGGAGCGCGTCGGCGACGCCGCCTTCGGCCCCGTGGACCGGATCGGCCAGCTCACGATGCGCAACCTCGACATCGCCGACTCCCGTGCGCGCCTGGAGCAGTACGCGGGCCTCGGCCTCGTCGGCGGCGCGACGGGCGAGCTCGTCGGCCGGGTCACCGCCGGCGAGTCCGCCGAGATCACCGAGTCCGTGCACGGCTCGATCTCGGAGGCCGACGAGAACCTCGCGGACGCCGTCGACACCGCTTCCGAGCGCGCGGCCTTCGACTCCGGCACCGACTGA
- a CDS encoding ZIP family metal transporter gives MGGAILWGAVAAAPLFVGAVLAMLRTWPPRWLGIVLGFGAGALMASIAFELWEEGLDRGGPIPLVTGVALGALSYYIAARILDARAARKKGEAGGGQLAVGALLDGTPEQLVLGIGLASGEPVSIALVVAILVSNLPESIGSAADLLDGGMRRSRVLLLWAGVAVVCALATVAGFALASVTGEVFRSGASGFAAGALLVMLVDSMVPEAQSKAKESTGLATVLGFALAAGLAFAS, from the coding sequence ATGGGTGGAGCGATTCTGTGGGGAGCCGTCGCGGCGGCGCCGCTGTTCGTCGGTGCGGTGCTCGCGATGCTGCGCACCTGGCCGCCGCGGTGGCTGGGCATCGTCCTGGGCTTCGGCGCCGGAGCCCTGATGGCCTCGATCGCCTTCGAGCTCTGGGAGGAGGGGCTCGACCGCGGCGGTCCCATCCCGCTCGTCACCGGCGTCGCCCTCGGTGCCCTCAGCTACTACATCGCCGCCCGCATCCTCGACGCCAGGGCTGCCAGGAAGAAGGGCGAAGCTGGGGGAGGTCAGCTCGCGGTGGGGGCCCTCCTCGACGGGACCCCGGAGCAGCTCGTCCTCGGCATCGGTCTCGCCTCGGGGGAGCCGGTGAGCATCGCGCTCGTCGTCGCCATCCTCGTCTCGAACCTCCCGGAGTCCATCGGCTCCGCCGCCGACCTGCTCGACGGCGGCATGCGACGGAGCAGGGTGCTGCTCCTGTGGGCCGGGGTCGCCGTGGTGTGCGCGCTCGCCACCGTCGCCGGATTCGCACTGGCCAGCGTGACCGGCGAGGTCTTCCGCTCCGGGGCGAGCGGTTTCGCCGCGGGCGCCCTGCTCGTCATGCTGGTGGACTCGATGGTCCCGGAGGCGCAGTCGAAGGCGAAGGAGTCCACGGGGCTGGCGACCGTCCTCGGATTCGCGCTCGCCGCGGGTCTCGCCTTCGCGTCCTGA
- a CDS encoding GntR family transcriptional regulator has product MIEKKNDVHAGSGAPAGDRHGGLQGRLTDAIVSGALAPGTRVDERGLAAAFGAGPAEVLRALDGLAAAGLIAVRRDGTRWVTALDGDRARDVVALFGDVWIGSVRRTMALLRTDDLAYLDELVDDVALAVRWRDGSAFGSGLRALAVAFARIEGNTERAELVGSLGTLLECVARRAGSVFDWSDVRTSVARIAVVLAERDATAMRTALMDLFDDVLPGIVDRAVTPALPLAAAS; this is encoded by the coding sequence ATGATCGAGAAGAAGAACGACGTGCATGCCGGGAGCGGGGCACCGGCGGGGGATCGGCACGGTGGTCTGCAGGGCAGGCTGACCGATGCGATCGTCTCGGGCGCGCTCGCTCCGGGGACACGGGTGGACGAGCGCGGGCTCGCGGCCGCCTTCGGTGCCGGGCCGGCAGAGGTCCTCCGGGCCCTGGACGGCCTCGCCGCCGCCGGCCTCATCGCGGTGCGCCGCGACGGCACACGGTGGGTGACCGCGCTCGATGGCGACCGGGCGCGCGATGTGGTGGCTCTGTTCGGCGACGTCTGGATCGGCTCGGTCCGGCGCACGATGGCGCTGCTCCGCACCGACGACCTCGCGTATCTCGACGAGCTCGTCGACGATGTGGCGCTGGCGGTGCGGTGGCGGGACGGCTCGGCCTTCGGCAGCGGCCTGCGCGCTCTCGCCGTCGCATTCGCCCGGATCGAGGGCAACACGGAGCGGGCTGAGCTCGTCGGGAGTCTCGGGACGCTTCTCGAGTGCGTCGCCCGTCGTGCCGGGAGCGTCTTCGACTGGTCGGATGTGCGTACGTCGGTCGCCCGGATCGCCGTGGTGCTCGCCGAACGCGACGCCACGGCGATGCGCACCGCCCTCATGGACCTGTTCGACGATGTGCTGCCGGGAATCGTGGACCGTGCGGTGACGCCGGCTCTCCCGCTCGCCGCGGCGTCCTGA
- a CDS encoding phosphotransferase family protein, producing MRQGAVGAVRLVERGGRRLVEKRLADPARHQNELRALRGLVGSGLPVPEVVEERPGAILMTELPGARLDDADAEARLAGLGASAPLLRALHRLAAPDDLLPAPDDATIIERYRAAGGPRLPLRIPPSSGVVFCHGDWTDGNLLAQHGRVSGVVDWEAAHCGDPLRELARAAWGAARKDPRSERALIDGYGADPDRVRAWYPVIAAELWLWFAEAGPPAYLAALTAELEAWSS from the coding sequence ATGAGGCAGGGAGCGGTCGGCGCGGTGCGGCTCGTCGAGCGCGGCGGACGACGGCTGGTCGAGAAGCGCCTCGCCGATCCGGCACGGCACCAGAACGAGCTTCGGGCCCTCCGCGGTCTCGTCGGCTCCGGACTCCCGGTACCCGAGGTGGTCGAGGAGCGGCCGGGCGCGATCCTCATGACGGAGCTCCCCGGCGCCCGCCTCGACGACGCCGACGCCGAGGCCCGGCTCGCGGGCCTCGGGGCATCAGCGCCCCTGCTCCGTGCCCTGCATCGGCTCGCCGCTCCGGACGACCTCCTTCCCGCACCCGACGATGCGACGATCATCGAGCGGTACCGCGCCGCCGGCGGGCCTCGCCTCCCGCTGCGCATCCCGCCGTCGTCCGGGGTCGTCTTCTGCCACGGCGACTGGACCGACGGCAACCTGCTCGCGCAGCACGGACGTGTCTCCGGGGTCGTCGACTGGGAGGCGGCGCACTGCGGCGACCCGCTGCGGGAGCTCGCCCGAGCCGCGTGGGGAGCCGCCAGGAAGGACCCGCGGTCCGAGCGGGCGCTCATCGATGGCTACGGCGCCGATCCCGACCGTGTCCGCGCGTGGTACCCGGTGATCGCTGCGGAGCTGTGGCTGTGGTTCGCGGAAGCCGGCCCTCCCGCGTACCTCGCTGCGCTCACCGCCGAGCTGGAGGCATGGTCGTCCTGA
- a CDS encoding YhgE/Pip family protein, protein MKVPAMIAAELRRLTASRMGILALVALICVPILYGGLYLWANQDPYAKFSEVPVALVVDDEGAPAPTTGTEAATDETVNYGEDVAENLIEGNAFDWQRMTEDEAADALRHGEVDFTVTIPSDFSAALTSAAGDDPHQARIELETNDANNYLASSMGSQAVEKIRSSVAEMVGSEAAERLLTGLSDVRDNLISATDGATQLVDGARSAASGSTTLAEGTAKLADGSAQLASGAKTLADGAQQVSAGNRQLADVADRAGAAVQEATNALPQVRADITDVLTEQGLAPEEIDAVLARLDPLGARIEEGNAQVQDAVGKVDQLAAGSASVASGASELAGGAGTLATGAAAANSGAAQLRDGLQTLSSGTAELRDGLADGVQAIPASTPGLRSLQADTIADPVKVSSDKVASAEDYGAGLAPFFAALSAWIGIYALFLIVKPISRRAVTALHSPIRITLAGWLTPAMLGAVQMLGLMGILALTLGFTFDHPLGTLGVMMFASATFAAIILALNVWLGSVGQFLGLVLMVLQLVTAGGTFPWQTLPAPLAALHHVLPLGYVVDAMRQLMYGGDYARAGWDLAVLGAWLVGALLLAMIGVTRMTHRRTLRDLQPSLIG, encoded by the coding sequence ATGAAGGTTCCCGCCATGATCGCCGCCGAGCTCCGCCGCCTGACCGCGAGCCGGATGGGCATCCTCGCCCTCGTGGCCCTCATCTGCGTGCCGATCCTCTACGGCGGCCTCTACCTCTGGGCGAACCAGGATCCGTACGCGAAATTCTCCGAGGTCCCCGTGGCCCTGGTGGTCGACGACGAGGGCGCTCCCGCCCCGACGACCGGCACGGAAGCGGCGACCGATGAGACCGTCAACTACGGCGAGGACGTGGCGGAGAACCTCATCGAGGGGAACGCCTTCGACTGGCAGCGTATGACCGAGGACGAGGCCGCCGATGCGCTGCGCCACGGCGAGGTCGATTTCACCGTGACGATCCCCTCGGACTTCTCCGCCGCCCTCACCTCCGCCGCAGGCGACGATCCGCATCAAGCCCGAATCGAGCTGGAGACCAACGACGCGAACAACTACCTCGCCTCGTCGATGGGATCGCAGGCCGTCGAGAAGATCCGCAGCTCCGTCGCCGAGATGGTCGGCAGCGAGGCCGCGGAGCGACTGCTGACGGGCCTCAGCGACGTGCGCGACAACCTGATCTCCGCGACCGACGGCGCCACACAGCTCGTCGACGGCGCACGCAGCGCCGCCTCCGGGAGCACGACGCTCGCCGAGGGCACCGCGAAGCTCGCCGATGGCTCGGCACAACTCGCCTCCGGCGCCAAGACGCTCGCCGACGGTGCCCAGCAGGTGAGCGCGGGCAACCGCCAACTCGCCGACGTCGCCGATCGGGCCGGAGCCGCGGTGCAGGAGGCGACGAATGCGCTGCCGCAGGTGCGCGCGGACATCACCGACGTCCTCACCGAGCAGGGACTCGCACCCGAGGAGATCGATGCGGTGCTCGCCCGCCTGGACCCTCTCGGCGCCCGGATCGAGGAGGGCAACGCCCAGGTGCAGGACGCCGTCGGGAAGGTCGACCAGCTCGCCGCCGGGTCTGCGTCCGTGGCATCGGGGGCGAGCGAGCTCGCCGGCGGCGCCGGCACCCTCGCGACGGGAGCGGCCGCGGCGAACTCAGGCGCCGCCCAACTGCGCGACGGCCTGCAGACGCTGTCCTCCGGTACCGCGGAGCTGCGGGACGGGCTCGCCGACGGCGTGCAGGCGATCCCCGCCTCCACCCCCGGCCTGCGCTCCCTGCAAGCCGACACGATCGCGGACCCGGTGAAGGTGTCCAGCGACAAAGTCGCCTCCGCCGAGGACTACGGCGCGGGCCTCGCCCCCTTCTTCGCCGCCCTCTCCGCGTGGATCGGCATCTACGCGCTGTTCCTCATCGTGAAGCCGATCTCCCGTCGCGCCGTCACGGCGCTGCACTCCCCGATCCGGATCACGCTGGCGGGCTGGCTGACCCCGGCGATGCTCGGTGCCGTGCAGATGCTCGGGTTGATGGGCATCCTGGCGCTGACGCTCGGTTTCACGTTCGACCATCCGCTCGGCACGCTCGGGGTGATGATGTTCGCCTCGGCCACGTTCGCCGCGATCATCCTCGCCCTCAACGTCTGGCTCGGCTCCGTGGGGCAGTTCCTCGGCCTCGTGCTCATGGTGCTGCAGCTCGTCACAGCGGGCGGCACGTTCCCCTGGCAGACGCTGCCCGCCCCACTGGCCGCGCTGCACCATGTGCTACCCCTCGGCTACGTCGTCGACGCCATGCGACAACTCATGTACGGCGGCGACTACGCCCGCGCGGGCTGGGACCTGGCGGTGCTCGGCGCCTGGCTCGTCGGAGCGCTGCTGCTGGCGATGATCGGGGTGACCCGCATGACGCATCGCCGGACGCTCCGCGATCTGCAGCCCAGCCTCATCGGCTGA
- a CDS encoding pyridoxamine 5'-phosphate oxidase family protein, whose amino-acid sequence MIHELDEQQSYELLATTTVGRIGFVDEGLVQIHPVNFVVSGHELLLRTSPDGHLATLSRESAEVSFEVDYHDPIGGLGWSVLMHGVLSQVPEEDAAGAAARVHPWAGDDRDLPLSFRIERITGRSVRRDARTGGV is encoded by the coding sequence ATGATCCACGAACTCGACGAGCAGCAGTCCTACGAGTTGCTGGCGACCACCACGGTGGGCCGCATCGGATTCGTCGACGAGGGCCTGGTACAGATCCATCCGGTGAACTTCGTCGTCTCGGGGCACGAGCTGCTCCTGCGCACGTCACCGGACGGCCACCTGGCGACGCTCTCCCGCGAGTCGGCCGAGGTCTCGTTCGAGGTCGACTACCACGATCCGATCGGCGGCCTGGGGTGGAGCGTGCTGATGCACGGTGTCCTGTCGCAGGTGCCCGAGGAGGACGCTGCCGGGGCGGCTGCGCGGGTGCACCCGTGGGCCGGAGACGACCGGGACCTCCCGCTGTCGTTCCGTATCGAGCGCATCACCGGCCGCAGCGTCCGTCGCGACGCCCGCACCGGCGGCGTCTGA